The DNA region ATTAGTTCAATAGCGGGGAGTTGCGTGCCGGCCCCTGTCCATTGAACCCCAAGACATCGAAGGCGGACTGGCGTCCGGAGCATAGCTCCGCTCGGGAGGCGTGTCAATTGGTGATAACAGATGGGATGAGAAGGGCGGTCTCCAGCGGGATGCGTTAAGCTCCCAGTTATCGACGCGCGCGAAGCGCGGGAGACAAGGATACCGGCGATGAAGAAGCTTACCACCACGATGATGCAGGAGACACTCAACAAGTAGGACCGACGCCTGACAGTCGGTCTGGATCTGGGCGACAGGTCGAGCTTTTATTGCGTGCTGGATGAGAAGGTGACGTGCTGCTGGAGCAGAAGGTGAGCACGACATCCAAGGCGATAAACGAGATTTTCGAAGCGATGCCTCATAGGAGTCTCGTTCACGAGAACATCACGCAGCATACCGCCCAATCCGGGTCAACATCCCCATAAGTGCAGCCATCACGGGGTTGAGTTCGGCGGCCAACTCTTTTTGTGTACCGGTAACAGCGAACTGATACGCCTACGGGAAGCTCTGGACCTTACTATAATTTTATGGCTTATATCGACGGCGAGCTGATCGGGTCTTGGGAAAACCAAACCTTCTTTTGGGCAGGAAAGGACTGGTTGGGAACAAAGCGATATGAAGCAGCGGGGAAGGAGATATAGGCTCAACGGCTGTACCCGTATACCGTAATGCCTATACCAGCTTGCCCTTCGGCGATGCTCTTAGCTCCATCGGCTTTGATCCTCTGCACTTTACCCGCAAAGAAAGAGACGCTGAAAGCGGCTTGGATAACTTCGGTGCTCGCATGTACGCGTCTACGATGGGCCGCTTCATGTCGCCCGATCCGCTGAACCTCACAGATGACCGCGTGCTCAATCCTCAGACCCTCAACAAGTACGCTTACGCCGCCGACAATCCATTGAAGTATGTGGATGATGACGGCAAGGACATAACGGTCTTCTATGAGAAGTCAGCTCCACTTGAGCCGACAAGTTTCGGCCACATCATGTTCGTGGCTGAGAATCAGCAGACTGGGGATGCTGCGGCAATGAGCTTTGGCCCAGTTCACGATTCGGAATATGGCTTGACGCCATTAGGGGCACCGGTAAACAGTACGAATTCATTTATTGCCCCAGGGCACATTTAGCGCTGATGATCTTCGTCAGAACTTCGCGTCCCTGACGATCCAAACGAGTCCGGAAGAAGCTCAAAAGGTGATCGAGTTCATTCGCAATTTATCCAATTCTTCCAATCCCTACATGTTGTTTAAAAACAACTGCACCACGACCTGCGTACAGGCTCTGAAAATCCTTGGCATATTGCCCAGTAACAACAAGATCATTACGCCTAAAGGTCTCTGGAACAATCTTTTTCCTAAATATTCGGGTACGAAGAACACGAACTTCTTCGGCCAACAGAAGGCACCGACAAACGGCGTCAATTATGGGTATCAGTCCGGCTACGACCCCTTCCAGCTAATGGATCTTTTGGAGAAGCACTGCACCGATAGTTGGGACGATAAGACGAACACGCTGACAAGTACCTGCAACTGAGGGGCCAAGATGAACAATCAAGCGATAGAGCAAAACACGAAGACACAGCGGAATGCATATCGGATTTCGGCTCTTATCGCCACCCTTGTGTTCTTGATTAGCGCTTATGTATGGTTCCAGGCATGTATCCAAGAGACCAATTTTTGCTCTTTGCTGCCGCAGCAGTCGTTCTGATCGCATCGCTGACGGTCGGATCGTGGTGGATAAAGAAAGCTCCCCTCGCAAAGTGGCCGGTTGATCCGTTGATCGGAATCGTACTTCTCTTTGAGCTAGGAGAATGTGCGTTCGGAATCTTCAAGGTGCTGTCGTTAGCCTTCCGCTGATCAGAGTCCTTGTCTGGCTTCTGTGGTGTGCCTCTTGAAAAGCACGCTGCTACGCAGCGGAATAAGGGTGACAGCTCAACCCTGACTGCGGGTGAGGTCTTGCCCTTGCCATCGATCTCCACGAAGACAGAGAACTGCTTGTGGGCATCGCATCCGATCACTGCTGGCATAGTGCTCTCCTATGAGGCGCAAGTGGCGCTTTCATAGGTTCACCAAACCTGAAAGGGAGCTGACGAGCAAACCTAACATAGCCGCAGCATCCCCGACGTCACAGCCCCGGCTCATCACCGGGGCGTTTCGCGTCTGTGATGCTGATCAAATTCAGGCGATCCGGTGGTCTTATGGAGTTTTGTAAGGCTTTGTAAGGTGACTCTGATTTTGTAAGGTAAAACAGGGGATTGGCCGAAATTAGAGGGTACTGTAGGGACTAGAGGGCATCAGCCATCGTACTGTAAGGTGCTGATTCTAAGGCTATTGTGTGAGATCTAAAGATCTTGCGGAAGGGTTTGGTGGGCAGTGAGGGACTCGAACCCCCGACATCCTGCTTGTAAGGCAGGCGCTCTAACCAACTGAGCTAACCGCCCATTCCGGTTATTCCATGACTGGATTCAGTGTATGGGAGGGATGGCAGAGATGCAATGCGTGAAATTTGTTGCCGAAGTCACCATCCGTTCAGGGAAATAAATTCTTCTGATTCAAGAGCTTTGCGAAATTTGAAATTTTGCACCATACTAAAGTTGTGTTGCGAGAGTCTATTTAGTGGAAAGCTCTCCAAATTGACATGACCCAACTGAACTGATGAATGTTGAGCAGACAAGACGGCGCGGCGGTTCGCAGTGGATGATCGTTGCCATTGCCATGCTTGCGTTCGCAGTCTTCTCGTGGGGCGTTCGTTATAAGGTTTCCCTCTATAATCCCGCAACCCATATGTCAGCGGCAAAGCTGCTCTCGCAACGGGAAAGGCCCGCTACGTTTGAAAGTGCAAAGCTAGCCGCTGATCCCGCGGTCAACCTTGAGCCGGTCACGTTTTTCGCCCTTGCAATGGGTGTCGTGCTGGCATGGGTGTGGTCGCTGAAGCCCACTTTCTCCCCGAGAAGTGTAAGGCATCGGGCTAAGGCCCCTAAGCAGCCCGACCAGACCTTCTTCTTCTTTCGTCCCCCGCCTGTACCTCTCGTTAATTAATCCCCGCACATAGCGTTTGCCTTGAGCACAATTGCTCAAGCACAGTTTCAGGTTCCTGTCCGGAGGACCTGCGGCTGCGTATTTTTCTATGCCGGCTTCCGTTTCAACACAGGTGTTTACAACATGTGCAAGCGAATTTCCCTGACCTCGGCAGGGATCCCCGTGCTAGTTACTTTGGCGTGTTTAGTCTCCATTGGCTGTAAAAACAGTAGCCATCAAGCAACCCTCTTGGCTCCGATAGGTGCGTCGGTGGTTCGTGTCACTCGGGGCAATCTCGCCAGCACACTTACAGTAGCCGGACAGTTTCAGCCGTATCAGCAAGTTGATCTTCATGCCAAGGTATCGGGGTATATTCGGCATATTAACGTGGACATCGGTGACCGCGTATACGCTGGGCAGGTAATTGCGACACTGGAGGTTCCTGAACTCAACGCACAACTGGCAGGAGCACAGGCTGAGGTGCGACATAGTCAATCGGAGATCAACCGAGCCAAGAGCCAAGTTGCCGGAGCTAAGTCGAGCCACGCTGCGCTGCACGATGCGTACATGCGTCTGGCTCAAGCTGCACAGCAGCGGCCGGGCTTGATCGCGCAGCAGGAGCTGGATGATGCACTGGCGAAAGATCAGAATTCAGAGGCTAGCGTCGATGTTGCAAAGGCTGCTCTCGAAGCTACGGAAGAGCAATTAGGTGTATCGAGTGCCGACAAGCAACGAGTTCAGGCCTTGTCCGACTACTCCGTTGTCACTGCCCCATTTAGTGGAGTCATTACGAAGCGCTATGCCGACACGGGGTCACTGATCCAGGCTGGGACAGCCTCGAATACACAGGCAATGCCTGTCGTGCAGCTTGCACAAAGCGACATGCTGCGGTTGCGTATGCCGGTGCCGGAGGCAGACGTCCCGTACATCGAAGATGGTGGAACTGTGCAGGTGAAAGTACAGGCTACCGGGAAAGACTTTACTGGCAAGGTAATCCGATTTGCTCGTGCATTGGATCCTACGACCAGAACGATGATTACTGAGGTAGACGTTGCCAATCCTACGCTGGAACTTAGCCCTGGAATGTATGCGGAGGCGATTATTTCGCTCCAGCAACGAAAAAGCGTCCTGACTCTTCCCATTCAAGCGGTTGTGCAGGGAGATTCACAGTCATACGTTTTAGCGCTTGACTCAAGTAATCATGTGCAAAAAAAGATTGTCACCTTGGGGGTACAGGGGGCGGACAAGGTTGAGATTACCAGTGGCCTTACCGAGGGCCAACTCGTGATTGTATCTGCCCAGGCAAACTATCAGGTGGGACAGCCCGTCAGTCCGAAGTTCGAATCAGTTTCGATGCCGAGCGAAGTGGGAGGTAAGTAATGTCATCGTTTGCCATTAAATATCCCTTCTTTGTCTTGATGATGTGTCTCATCGTTGTTGTTGTAGGTGTGACGACTGTCATCGGCATGCCGGTTGACCTATTTCCGCAGGTGAATATCCCGGTGGTGGTAGTGGCAACATTTTATTCAGGGATGCCGCCGCAGCAGATTGAATCCGATATTACGAACAGCTATGAGCGCTTCTTTACACTTGGCAGCGGAATTGATCATATTGAGTCTCGTTCATTGCCCGGTGTAAGTCTGATCAAGATTTATTTTCAACCCGGCGTTGATAGTAACGCTGCGGTAAGTAATATCTCGAACCTCGCCATGGCGAACTTGCGTCGGCTACCTCCGGGAACGCTGCCACCTGTTGTCCTCAAATTCGACGCTTCCAACATGCCTGTCTGCCTGATCACGTTAAAAGGGCAGGGTCTCAATGAGACGCAGTTGAAAGATCTTGCGCAGTTCAGTGTGAGGAACCAGGTTGCGAATGTTCCCGGAGCCTCAGTCCCACAGCCATATGGCGGAAAATATCGGCAGATTCAGGTGTATGTCGATCCGGTAAAGCTGGAAGCCCACCAGATGAGCGTAATGGATGTGGTGAAATCCCTGAACGCGTCGAACCTGATTTTGCCTGCCGGGGATGTTCGGATCGGACCCAAGGACTACAACATCTATGCAAATAGTCAGGTACCTATCGTCGATCAGATTAATGATTTACCACTTAAGACGGTGGGTAACTCATCTGTGATGGTGGGGGATATCGGGCAGGCGAAAGATGCAGGACAGTTACAGACCAATATTGTTCGGGTGGATGGGCAGAAATCGGTCTACATTCCGGTATTGAAGCAAGGCGGCAATTCAAACACGATCACCATTGTTAATGGTGTCAAGAACGCTGTAGCTCATTTGCTGGACGTTCCTAAGGTGCTGAAGACGGATGTGGTCTTCGACCAATCGGTGTTTGTCAAGATCGCAGTGAAGAACGTGATCAACGAAGGCATGATTGGTCTTGTGCTCACGGCACTCATGATTCTGTTATTTCTCGGTAATTTCCGCGCAACGATTGCTGTTTTGCTCTCCATTCCTATCTCTTGTCTGGCAACGTTTCTTATTTTGAATATGGGCGGCAGTTCCATCAACACGATGGTCCTTGGCGGTCTTGCGCTTGCGCTTTCTCGGCTTATCGATAATTCCGTTGTCGTGCTGGAAAACATATTTAGACATATGGAGATGGGAGAGTCCCCTGTTGTTGCCGCCGAGCGAGGTGGAAAGGAAGTGCAACTCGCTGTATTGGCGGGAACAGTTTGTACTTGTATTGTCTTTTTTCCTGTGGTGCTTCTATATGGAGTGAGTAAATATCTTTTTACCGCATTGGCATTATCTGTCGTGATTGCATTGTTCGCGTCCTTTATCGTCGCGATGACTGTTGTCCCTTTATTTTGCGCACGCTTCATTCGTATGGATGAGACACATGAAGACTTCGAAGAAGTGGAATCGAAAACGGACCCGGCCAGCGCTCTGAACGAAGCGAAGAAGCGAAATCCATTTCGCGCTGTCATCTTCCACTTCAATCGCGGGTTCTATGCGCTTCTGGCCTGGTATGAACGTGCCATATGGAAATGCCTCAAAAAGCCAGGTATTGTTGTTGGCGGCTTCTCGTTCATGTTTATTCTCAGTCTTGCGATCTATCCGTTTATGGGAAAAGCATTCTTTCCACGGACCGATCCGGGGCAGTTCGTTATTAACGTGAAGGTACCGGCGGGAACACGAATTGAGCTGACGAATGAATATGTTGCCAGGATGGAGCAGGACATACGAGGCATCGTAACTCCTCATGATCTGAACATTATTGTTTCAAATATTGGTATTACCCCAGATCTCTCGGCCATCTACACCTCTAATTCAGGAATGCATACTGCGTTTATTCAGGTTAGCTTGAAGGAAGATCACAAAATCGGTAGTTATATTTACATGGACCGGGTTCGACGTAAGCTCACCGAAGACTTTCCAGATGTCGGAACTTACTTTCAGGCGGGTGGTCTAGTAGATTCGGTTGTAAATCAAGGTAAGCCGGCGCCTATCGATATTCAGATAGCGGGCAATAGTCTTAAGGAAGATTATCAACTGGCGCAGGCGACGGCTATGAAACTGCGAAAGCTCAGTTCTGTCAGTGATGTGCTGGTTCCTCAGGATCTGGACTATCCAGGGCTTGAACTTAATATCAATCGAGAGCGTGCTGCCCTGCTGGGCGTTTCGCCGAAGGATGTCGTTGACAACGTTATTACCGCCCTTACTTCGGACGGCATGATCGCTCCCAGCTTCTGGGTCGATCCGAAAAGCGGTAATAGCTATATGTTGACTGTCCAATACCCGGAGAATCAGATCAAAACACTTACTGATTTTATGCAGATTCCTTTGCGTTCGCCAGATGGCCTTAAAACCACTCCACTGGAATCGCTCGCAAGTATCAAGCAAATCAATACACCCACGGAGGTGGACCACTATCAGCTTCGGCGCCTGATTGACATCTACGTGATGCCGAAGACGGAAGATCTAAGTCATGCCAATGCTGATGTGAATAAGGTCTTATCGGAGACAAAGGTCCCTGAAGGCGTGATTGTGAAGGAGGTGGGAGCGATCCGGGATATGCAATCTTCTTTTTCCAGTTTCGGCATAGGTCTGATTCTGGCGATTGTGCTCGTCTACCTTGTATTGATGGCGCAATTCGCGTCCTTCTCTGATCCTTTTGTCATTCTGTTAGCGGTGCCACCTGGAATTACAGGTGTGCTTGTCTTTCTGTGGATGACGGGTACGACTGTGAACGTGATGTCACTGATGGGTGCTGTAATGATGACCGGTATTGCCGTATCAAACAGTATCTTGATCGTGGAATTTACCGGAACCTTGCGCGAGAAGGGAATGGGGCTTCTCCAGGCTTTGATTGAAGCGAGCAAAGCCAGGTTACGACCGATTCTGATGACCACACTAGCGACCGTTCTGGGGCTAATTCCGATGGCATTGGCTCTCGAACCAGGCAGCGAACAGTATGCTCCGCTGGCGCGTGCCATTCTGGGCGGCTTGGTGGTTTCAGTTGTTGTGACGGTGTTTCTCGTTCCGTCAGCCTATTTATTGATTCATCACAAGGAAGAAACGGCTGCTGAGCAGGAGGCCCAACATGGTTAGAAAGCTACGTACTTTTGTTTTGCTATGGCTTGCATTCTGTGTTTCAGCGATAACATGGGCGCAGGTTCAACCTGCTATCCGGTTGCCGAATGCGCCGTCAGTGAGTGGCTCTCTGCTTGCGGCGGCGCAGGTTGGAGCCATCCCGGAGGCTTCCAGTTCAGGTGCTCCGGTTCTGCTGACTCGTGCGCAGGCGGAGACCATTGCTCTGGCGAACAATCCTCGTATTCATATTGGCCAGTTGCTGGCTAAGGTGCAGCACCAGGTGGTGAGAGAGACTCGTTCGAGTGAGTTGCCGGACCTGAGCGGAAATCTGACGGCGGTTAAAGCTGAGGAGGCAAGCCGTATGTCGGCGGGTAGCCTGACTGCTTCGCGGCTGTTGGAACATGCTGGAATGGGGGTTCAACTAAACCAGTTGATTACCGATTTCGGTCATACGCAAAATCTGGTAGCTTCGGCGAAGCTAAACGAGAAGGCTCGATTGGCGGATGCTGAGGCGAGCCGGGAAGACATCATCCTGGCTACGGACCAGGTGTTCTATCAGGCTATCGAGGCGGAAGCTACGTTGAAGGTTGCCGAGCAGACTGTTTCAGCAAGGCAGACGCTGGTCGATCAGGTTAGCGCGCTTACTTTGGCGAAGTTGAAGTCCGACCTCGATCTTAGCTTTGCACAGGTAAATTTGTCTCAGGCAAAATTACTGCAACTGGATGCCCAGAACAATTTTGATGCCGCAAAAGCGGCGCTTGACGCCGTGCTTGGCTATGATAGTCGGACTAATTACAGTCTGGTGGCCGGATCGGATCCGCTGGCCGCATTGCCTCCGGATGTTGGGACGCTGATTGCATCGGCGCTTCAGAATCGGCCCGACCTTCAATCATTGCAGTGGAACGAGCAGGCGGCGCGGAAGTATAGCCGGGCGCAGCATGAACAGCTTTTGCCTACGATCAGCGCACTGGGAGTAGTCGGGAAGACACCCGTTGGTTCGAGCCAGTATTTTCCTACTGACTGGTATGGGGCTGTGGGCGTCAATATGAGCGTTCCGATCTTCAACGGATTCCGCTACTCTGCGGAGGCTTCTCAGGCTTCGCTGGAGGCGAAGGCTGCGGCCGAGCGCACGCGCGACCTGCGCGATCAGGTGGTTCGCGATGTTCGGACGGCGTGGCTGAATGCTAACACTGCTTTGCAGCGCGTGACGGTGACGGGAGAGTTGATGCGTCAGGCGAATCTCGCACTCAATCTGGCGCAGACGCGGTATCAGCTTGGGTTGAGCTCCATCGTGGAACTGAGTCAGGCACAGTTGCAGCAGACGCAGGCGGCGATCGGCGACGCGAATGCGCGGTCTCAGTATGGCTTTGCAATGGCGGATCTGCGGTTTCAAACCGGAAGGCAGCCTTGATGTCTTGCAGGGCTACTGAGGGCTGCGAGTTTCGGCGGTCACCTGAGTGGCATCGAGCAGCGTGAGGAGGATGCGGCGGAGGGCGGTTTCGCGGCCAGTGGGATCGTACCACTCTTGCAGAGTGTGGATGCCGCCTCCGCTGCCTCCGCTGCCGATGGCCATGGCGGGAATTCCCAAGGAAAGAGGGATATTCGCATCGGTGGACCCGAGGTGGGTTTCGGTGCGCAGGGTGAGGTGGCGGTCTACCGCGCGCAGGGTTTCGAGCAGGGGTGAGTCGTCGGGAAGGACGGCAGCGGGACGATTGCCTATATTTTGAACCGCGACTTCGGGTGTGGCTGTCGTAGCGTTTTGTGAAGTAGCTGTGGCCAGGAAACTGTTGCAGATTTTGTGGACGGCGGTCTCGGTGGCGTGTAAGTGGTCAGGGTTAGTGGAGCGCAGGTCGAGCAAGGCGGTGGCGGATTCAGGGATGGAGTTGATGGAGTGTCCGCCGGAGATTTGTCCGACATTGAGAGTGATAAGGGGCTTGCTTGGCAAGTCGATGTCGGCGATGACAGTGAGGATGCGGCTGAGAATGATTATAGGATTGGGTGCTCCGGCGTTGGCCCAGGAGTGGCCGCCTGGCCCCTTTACAGTGATACGCAGACGCAGGCTGCCGAGGGCGCGGGTGACGACAGTGTTGGTGCCGCCGCCTTCGAGGACGAGCGCGGCGGCGATGCGGTTGCAGTAGGGCCCCTGCTCGAAGAGATGCCTCATGCCGCGAAGATTGCCTTCGCCCTCTTCGCCTACGTTAGCAGCGAAGAGGATAGGGATCGGAGGCGTGATGTTGGCATAGCGGAGGGCAGCTGCGATGCCAAGCAGTGCGGTGAGTCCGGCGGCGTTGTCGCAAATGCCGGGAGCGTAAATGCGGGAACCGGATTCGGTGGGGTCGCAGAAGGTTCCCCCCGGAAAGACGGTGTCGAGGTGGGCGGACAGGAGGATGACGGGGTCAGAAGCAAGACCGACCGCGGATTTCGACGAACAAGTTACCGCTTGATGGGGGGGGGCCTTTCGAGTAAGTTCGGCTAAGGCGTTGCCTTCCTTATCGAGGTGGATGTTGCTGAGCCCGAGTTGCTGGAAGCGACTGAGGAACCAGGCTGCCCGGTCAGATTCTCCGAAGGAAGGCGCGGGGATGCGGACCATCTCTAACTGCCATTGGCGGAGTTGAGGCTGGTGGAGGTGCAGCCAGTGGAAGGCTCGGTGGACGGCGGTAAGAGTCGCCAGGCGGGTGATTCGCTGTTGGGCATTGGCGGACATTTGGCGGGTGTTGAAATCCTTTTAGCGGATGCGAATTACCGACTTGTACGAGCTTACTCAGTATTCCACCTTGACGAGGAATAGGCCGGACGCGGGAGCGGTGGGCCCGGCGGCGGAGCGATTGCGGGCAGCGAGGATGGTGGGGATGGAATTGGCCGGGATACGCCCTGTGCCTGCTTCTGCAAAGGTTCCTACCAGGTTGCGGACCATGTGGTGGAGGAAACCCGTGCCGGTGACCCTGTAGATGAGAAGGTCTTCGTGTTGGCGCCATGCCGATTCGTAGATAGTGCGGGTGGTTAAGGCAGAGGCGCTTTGGAAATTTACGTCGGAAGCTCCGGAGGGGGGGCTGGTAGAGCTGTTCTCATCTTTTAACACGGCGATACGGGCGGTCAGGTCGGGGTCGACGGCGGCGAAGGAGGTGAAGTCGTGGGTACCGAGGATGTAGGTGGCTGCCTCTTGGAGTTGCTCCATGTCGAGAGGGAAGGGGCAGGGCCAGACGTAGGGGGCCTGCATCGGCGAGCAGATGCTGTTGGTGGGGTGGATGCGGTACTCGTAGGTTTTGCCGATGGCGCTGTGGCGGGCGTGAAAGCTGGGCGCGGCGTGCTCGATGGAGAGGACACGGATGCTGGGTGGAAGGGCGTGGTTGAGGGCTCGGAGGAAGTTTGCAGGGGGGATCGGGGATTCGAGGAAGAAGGAGGCTACCTGGGCGAGAGCGTGGACTCCGGCGTCGGTGCGGCCTGAGCCCTGGGGGAGGACCGACTCTCTCGTGATGTGATGGATTGCGTGGGCGAGGGTTCCCTGAATGGTAGGGAGGTTGGGTTGAACCTGCCAGCCGTGGAAGGGGGTTCCGTCGTAGCTGAGGATGGTTTTCCAGAGAGGCATGGACGTCTTTGGACGGTATCACGGATGGTTTGGGGAGGGCAGGTTTAGTGGTTCAAGGACATGGAACTACATCAGCGGGATGGAGTGTGCCCTATCCTTTGCGCTGACCTACAAAGGATGGGGCACCAGAGTTCTATTTGCTGAGCCAAGCTAGTGGAGCATCGTGGTTGTGACGATGACCTGCGTGGCCTTGAGGTAGTTGCCGTACCCGACGATGATCGTCGAGCTCACGAGGAGGAAGAGGCCAGCGGCGACGAGCCATCGCGTACGGCGGCTCGTGCCTCTCCACTCTTTTAGTGCCAAGCCCCATAAGGTGGCGAAGATGATGATGCTTGCCATGTGCAGGGTCCAACTGGAGAAGTCGTACTTTCCCATCTTGGTCTGGCCCATCGAATAGAAGAAGAATTGGAAGTACCAGATGACGCCGGCCATGGCAGCGAAGAGGTAATTGGCAACCAGCGTTTTGGGGGCAAGCCGGTCGTAGGTGGAAGCGTCGAGCGGATCGAAGTCGACAAGGGTATCGCCGGAGGCGTGGGAGGCGCGCATGGGGTTGGTGCCAGGTGCGCCGAAGAACTGCTTGACGGAGCTGTTTTTGACGATGAGGATGGCGGACCAGATGAAGTTGGTGAGGAAGCCCCCCCAGAGGACGACGATCAGGATGGGAAGATTTTGCCAGAGGTCGAGGCGGTGGTGAGCCAGGAGCTGGGTTTTGGCGATGTCGCCGATGGGCTTGCCGGCGGCGAGGCCAAAGGCGAAGAAGCTGCTCATGATGCCGGCGAAGATGGCGACGGCGATGCCTTTGATAAACGAGAAGTCGGATTCGCCTGCTTCGGCCTTCTCTTCGGGGGTGATCTCTTTTTCTTTGGACCAGCCTGCGGCTCCATTGACGGCTACGGCGATAAGGCAGATGGCGACGCCGAGGAGGATGATCTGGCCGGAGGTCTCATGCATAATGGTGGTGATCTGGCCGCTGTATATGGGCGGGATCAGCGTGCCGAAGGCGGTGCAGAGGCCGAGGGCGATGGCATAGCCTAGAGCGATACCGAGATAGCGGATAGCAAGGCCGAAGGTGAGGCCACCAATTCCCCAGAGTGCACCGAAGAGGAAGGCGTAGAGGCAGTCGGACGGATGCGTGGCGTAGGCAGTATGGAGAATGCCGGCGAGGTTGGGTACGAAGATGGAGGCAAGAACTACTGGCGCGACGATCCAGGCAGCGAAGCCTTGGATGAGCCAGTAAATCTCCCATGACCAGCGTTTGATGGCGCGAAAGGGAATGAAGTTAGTGGCGGAAGCGAAGCCGCCGATCCAGTGATAGATGACGCCGATAAACGGATTGGTTCCCACGCAGACCTCGTTGATGGTGCAATGATAGTGACGGTGCTGTGTCGGGTACTATCCTACCTGACGAAATTTGCGTTGGGGAAATATACTCTCTATTGAATTTGACGCCGCTGGTAGTGCGGCTGGAGGTCGGCTCTGCGAGTTTCATTATTCATTACCTGCTACAACGACACGCTGTTTCCTGAGACGGGTAAGTCCGTGGTGAAGGTGCTGGAACGGTTGGGGCATAGCGTGGAGTTTCCCGCTGGACAGACCTGTTGCGGGCAGATGCATTACAACACGGGCTATCAGTTCGAGGCGATGCCGCTGGTGCAACGGTTCGTGGATCAGTTTCGCGGGGCCGAAGCCGTGGTAGTGCCCTCTTCGAGTTGCGTCGCGATGATGAAAGACCACTACCCCAAGATGGCTGCGTCGCTGAAGGACGAGAAATTGAGGGCGGATGTAGATGCTCTACTGCCTCGGGTGTACGAGTTTTCGGAGTTTTTGACGCGAGGGCTGGGGCTCGTGGATGTGGGAGCTTATTATCCGCATCGGGTGACGTATCACGCGAGTTGCCACGGGTTGCGGAATCTTGAGCTGGGCGATGGGCCCCTTCGGTTGTTGAAAGCTGTTCGAGGGATTGATTTGGTTCCGCTGGAAGGGCTGGAGCAGTGCTGCGGGTTCGGGGGGACGTTTGCCATCAAGAATGCCGAAGTTTCGAGCGCTATGTTGTCCGAGAAGACCACGGCAGTGCTTAATACAGGTGCGGAGGCTTGTACGGCTTGTGACAATAGCTGCCTGATGCATATTCAGGGAGCGCTGCATCGACAGAAAACCGGGGTGAAGACAGTGCATCTGGCGGAGATATTGGCTGGGGATGAGGGAACAACGCGATGAGTGGAGTAGCTTTGGACCCGAAGACGGCGCCGGTGTTCCCAATGGCGGCACGGACTGCGTTGGCCGATACGCAGATGCGGAAGAATGTTCGTCATGCTACGGACGTGATTCAAGCGAAGCGCGCGCGGGTGGTTGCGGAAATGCCCGATTGGCAGCAATTGCGCGAGGCAGGGAAGCAGATCCGCCAGCACACGATGGAGCATCTGGATTTCTATCTGGAGCAATTTGAAGAGAACTGTACGCGGGCGGGCGGCGTGGTTCATTGGGCTCGCGATGCGGAGGAGGCCCGGAAGATTGTTACCGCTCTCGTGAAGGCGAGTGGGTCGGACGAGGTCATCAAGATCAAGTCGATGACAACCGA from Edaphobacter paludis includes:
- a CDS encoding M20/M25/M40 family metallo-hydrolase yields the protein MSANAQQRITRLATLTAVHRAFHWLHLHQPQLRQWQLEMVRIPAPSFGESDRAAWFLSRFQQLGLSNIHLDKEGNALAELTRKAPPHQAVTCSSKSAVGLASDPVILLSAHLDTVFPGGTFCDPTESGSRIYAPGICDNAAGLTALLGIAAALRYANITPPIPILFAANVGEEGEGNLRGMRHLFEQGPYCNRIAAALVLEGGGTNTVVTRALGSLRLRITVKGPGGHSWANAGAPNPIIILSRILTVIADIDLPSKPLITLNVGQISGGHSINSIPESATALLDLRSTNPDHLHATETAVHKICNSFLATATSQNATTATPEVAVQNIGNRPAAVLPDDSPLLETLRAVDRHLTLRTETHLGSTDANIPLSLGIPAMAIGSGGSGGGIHTLQEWYDPTGRETALRRILLTLLDATQVTAETRSPQ
- a CDS encoding TolC family protein, producing the protein MSGSLLAAAQVGAIPEASSSGAPVLLTRAQAETIALANNPRIHIGQLLAKVQHQVVRETRSSELPDLSGNLTAVKAEEASRMSAGSLTASRLLEHAGMGVQLNQLITDFGHTQNLVASAKLNEKARLADAEASREDIILATDQVFYQAIEAEATLKVAEQTVSARQTLVDQVSALTLAKLKSDLDLSFAQVNLSQAKLLQLDAQNNFDAAKAALDAVLGYDSRTNYSLVAGSDPLAALPPDVGTLIASALQNRPDLQSLQWNEQAARKYSRAQHEQLLPTISALGVVGKTPVGSSQYFPTDWYGAVGVNMSVPIFNGFRYSAEASQASLEAKAAAERTRDLRDQVVRDVRTAWLNANTALQRVTVTGELMRQANLALNLAQTRYQLGLSSIVELSQAQLQQTQAAIGDANARSQYGFAMADLRFQTGRQP
- a CDS encoding (Fe-S)-binding protein, coding for MRVSLFITCYNDTLFPETGKSVVKVLERLGHSVEFPAGQTCCGQMHYNTGYQFEAMPLVQRFVDQFRGAEAVVVPSSSCVAMMKDHYPKMAASLKDEKLRADVDALLPRVYEFSEFLTRGLGLVDVGAYYPHRVTYHASCHGLRNLELGDGPLRLLKAVRGIDLVPLEGLEQCCGFGGTFAIKNAEVSSAMLSEKTTAVLNTGAEACTACDNSCLMHIQGALHRQKTGVKTVHLAEILAGDEGTTR
- a CDS encoding L-rhamnose/proton symporter RhaT produces the protein MGTNPFIGVIYHWIGGFASATNFIPFRAIKRWSWEIYWLIQGFAAWIVAPVVLASIFVPNLAGILHTAYATHPSDCLYAFLFGALWGIGGLTFGLAIRYLGIALGYAIALGLCTAFGTLIPPIYSGQITTIMHETSGQIILLGVAICLIAVAVNGAAGWSKEKEITPEEKAEAGESDFSFIKGIAVAIFAGIMSSFFAFGLAAGKPIGDIAKTQLLAHHRLDLWQNLPILIVVLWGGFLTNFIWSAILIVKNSSVKQFFGAPGTNPMRASHASGDTLVDFDPLDASTYDRLAPKTLVANYLFAAMAGVIWYFQFFFYSMGQTKMGKYDFSSWTLHMASIIIFATLWGLALKEWRGTSRRTRWLVAAGLFLLVSSTIIVGYGNYLKATQVIVTTTMLH
- a CDS encoding tRNA pseudouridine synthase A, coding for MPLWKTILSYDGTPFHGWQVQPNLPTIQGTLAHAIHHITRESVLPQGSGRTDAGVHALAQVASFFLESPIPPANFLRALNHALPPSIRVLSIEHAAPSFHARHSAIGKTYEYRIHPTNSICSPMQAPYVWPCPFPLDMEQLQEAATYILGTHDFTSFAAVDPDLTARIAVLKDENSSTSPPSGASDVNFQSASALTTRTIYESAWRQHEDLLIYRVTGTGFLHHMVRNLVGTFAEAGTGRIPANSIPTILAARNRSAAGPTAPASGLFLVKVEY